One Robbsia sp. KACC 23696 DNA segment encodes these proteins:
- a CDS encoding phosphoribosyl-ATP diphosphatase, whose protein sequence is MALTDVLARLGATIDGRKGGDPDASYVARLFHKGDDAILKKIGEEACEVVMAAKDVRHGAAPAGLVGEVADLWFHCLIALSRFDLSPSDVIAELARREGLSGLEEKALRKVKEREQSGH, encoded by the coding sequence ATGGCCTTGACCGACGTATTGGCGCGGCTGGGTGCGACGATCGATGGCCGCAAGGGCGGCGATCCCGATGCATCGTATGTCGCACGCCTTTTTCACAAGGGCGACGACGCGATCTTGAAGAAGATCGGCGAAGAAGCGTGCGAAGTCGTCATGGCAGCCAAGGATGTGCGTCATGGCGCGGCACCCGCAGGGTTGGTCGGGGAAGTGGCGGATCTATGGTTTCATTGCCTGATCGCACTGTCGCGATTCGACCTGTCGCCAAGCGACGTGATCGCGGAACTGGCGCGGCGCGAGGGCCTCTCCGGTCTGGAAGAAAAAGCGCTGCGCAAGGTGAAGGAACGCGAGCAATCCGGTCACTGA
- the hisF gene encoding imidazole glycerol phosphate synthase subunit HisF, with the protein MALAKRIIPCLDVNAGRVVKGVNFLELRDAGDPVEIARRYDAEGADELTFLDITASSDERGLILPIIEAVASQVFIPLTVGGGVRAVEDYRRLLNAGADKISVNSSAIANPQLVADAADKYGSQCIVVAIDAKRVVDDAADAAPRWEVFTHGGRRATGLDAVEWAVKMAQLGAGEILLTSMDQDGTKRGFDLALTRAVSDAVSVSVIASGGVGNLAHLAEGITEGHADAVLAASIFHYGEYSVGEAKRFMAERGIPVRL; encoded by the coding sequence ATGGCGCTCGCGAAACGCATCATCCCCTGCCTCGATGTCAATGCCGGCCGGGTCGTCAAGGGCGTCAACTTTCTCGAGTTGCGCGATGCAGGCGACCCGGTGGAGATTGCGCGTCGCTACGATGCCGAGGGGGCCGACGAACTGACCTTCCTCGATATCACGGCGAGCTCGGATGAGCGCGGCTTGATTTTGCCGATCATCGAGGCGGTTGCCTCGCAGGTCTTCATCCCGCTGACCGTGGGCGGTGGCGTCCGCGCGGTCGAGGACTATCGGCGCTTGCTGAACGCGGGCGCGGACAAGATCAGCGTCAATTCGTCGGCCATCGCGAACCCGCAACTGGTCGCCGATGCGGCGGACAAGTACGGCTCGCAGTGCATCGTCGTCGCGATCGATGCCAAGCGCGTCGTGGACGATGCGGCCGACGCCGCGCCGCGCTGGGAAGTATTTACGCATGGCGGCCGCCGCGCCACCGGGCTCGACGCGGTGGAGTGGGCGGTGAAGATGGCGCAATTGGGCGCCGGTGAAATCTTGCTGACCAGCATGGATCAGGATGGGACGAAGCGTGGCTTCGACCTCGCACTGACGCGAGCCGTCTCCGATGCGGTGTCCGTGTCGGTGATCGCCTCGGGCGGCGTGGGCAATCTGGCGCATCTGGCCGAAGGGATTACCGAAGGCCATGCCGACGCCGTGCTGGCGGCCAGTATCTTCCACTATGGCGAATATTCCGTCGGTGAGGCCAAGCGCTTCATGGCGGAGCGGGGCATTCCGGTGCGTTTGTAA
- the tatC gene encoding twin-arginine translocase subunit TatC, giving the protein MSDPNKSQQASQDGTVGEESFISHLVELRDRIIRAGIAVIVVFVSLVYWAPEIFKLLARPLLQNLPAGGKMIVTDVTGSFFVPMKVTMMVAFVIALPIVLYQLWAFVAPGLYQHEKRLIMPLVSSSYFLFLCGMAFAYFVVFPTIFRVMAHYNAPLGAEMTTDIDNYLSFALTMFLCFGVTFEVPIIVVLVVRMGFVELKKLKEIRPYVVVGAFVISAVVTPPDVVSQLILAVPLVLLYEVGLLAARFFTPKADASRDNLPVPRD; this is encoded by the coding sequence GTGAGCGACCCGAACAAATCACAACAAGCATCGCAAGACGGTACCGTAGGCGAGGAAAGCTTCATTTCGCATCTGGTCGAGTTGCGGGATCGGATCATCCGCGCGGGCATTGCCGTCATCGTCGTTTTCGTCAGCCTCGTCTACTGGGCGCCGGAAATCTTCAAGCTTCTGGCGCGACCGCTGCTGCAGAACCTGCCGGCAGGCGGCAAGATGATCGTCACCGACGTGACCGGCTCGTTCTTCGTGCCGATGAAGGTGACGATGATGGTCGCCTTCGTCATCGCCTTGCCGATCGTGCTGTATCAGCTCTGGGCCTTTGTCGCGCCGGGGTTGTACCAGCATGAAAAGCGCTTGATCATGCCCTTGGTCAGCAGCAGCTACTTTCTGTTTCTGTGCGGCATGGCGTTCGCCTACTTCGTCGTATTTCCGACGATCTTCCGGGTCATGGCGCACTACAACGCGCCACTCGGCGCGGAAATGACCACGGACATCGATAACTATCTCAGCTTCGCGCTGACGATGTTCCTGTGTTTCGGTGTCACCTTCGAGGTGCCGATCATCGTCGTGCTGGTCGTGCGGATGGGGTTTGTCGAGCTGAAGAAGCTGAAGGAAATCCGGCCGTACGTCGTCGTCGGCGCCTTCGTCATTTCAGCCGTGGTGACGCCGCCTGACGTCGTATCGCAGTTGATTCTGGCCGTGCCGCTGGTGCTGCTGTACGAAGTAGGCCTGCTCGCAGCGCGTTTCTTCACGCCCAAGGCCGATGCCTCGCGTGACAATCTGCCCGTGCCGCGGGACTGA
- the hisH gene encoding imidazole glycerol phosphate synthase subunit HisH, translating into MSKIIAIVDYGSGNLRSVAQAVRHAAPEADVRLVTAPAEIAAADRIVLPGQGAMPDCMRSLRESGLQAAVVEAAQHKPLLGVCVGEQMLFDVSEEGNTPGLGLLSGRVVRFQLDGQVQSDGSRYKTPQMGWNRVRQAVSHPLWDGIPDDAYFYFVHSYYVEPAHVEDAVGVTEYGTPFTSAVARGNIFATQFHPEKSAEAGLRLYRNFVDWQPHR; encoded by the coding sequence ATGAGCAAGATCATCGCGATCGTCGACTACGGCTCGGGCAATTTGCGCTCGGTTGCACAGGCGGTGCGGCATGCCGCGCCGGAGGCCGATGTTCGACTGGTGACGGCGCCTGCCGAAATCGCGGCGGCCGATCGTATCGTCCTGCCGGGTCAGGGTGCGATGCCGGACTGCATGCGTTCGCTGCGCGAATCGGGTCTGCAAGCCGCCGTCGTCGAGGCCGCGCAGCACAAGCCGCTGCTGGGCGTCTGCGTCGGCGAACAGATGCTGTTCGACGTCAGCGAGGAAGGCAACACGCCGGGTCTTGGCCTGCTGTCGGGGCGTGTCGTGCGTTTTCAGCTCGACGGTCAAGTGCAGAGCGACGGCTCGCGTTACAAGACGCCGCAAATGGGATGGAACCGCGTGCGTCAGGCGGTGTCACATCCCCTGTGGGATGGCATTCCGGACGATGCATATTTTTACTTCGTTCATAGCTATTATGTGGAACCGGCCCATGTCGAGGACGCGGTAGGGGTGACCGAGTACGGCACGCCTTTCACCTCGGCGGTGGCGCGTGGGAATATCTTCGCGACGCAGTTCCATCCGGAGAAGAGTGCGGAAGCCGGGTTACGGCTCTATCGCAACTTCGTCGATTGGCAGCCGCACCGATAA
- the hisA gene encoding 1-(5-phosphoribosyl)-5-[(5-phosphoribosylamino)methylideneamino]imidazole-4-carboxamide isomerase: MLLIPAIDLKDGQCVRLKQGDMDQVTVFNEDPAAAARHWVDQGARRLHLVDLNGAFAGKPRNEDAIRAIIQEVGSDIPVQLGGGIRDLNTIERYLDDGLSYVIIGTAAVKNPGFLKDACTAFAGHVIVGLDAKDGKVATDGWSKLTGHEVVDLARKFEDYGCEGIIYTDIGRDGMLQGLNMEATVRLARAVKIPVIASGGLSNMADIDALCGAEPDGVQGVICGRAIYSGDLDFAAAQVRADELSGANGVGG, encoded by the coding sequence ATGCTGCTCATTCCGGCCATCGATCTCAAGGACGGTCAGTGTGTCCGCCTCAAGCAAGGCGACATGGACCAGGTCACCGTTTTCAATGAAGACCCCGCTGCCGCGGCGCGGCATTGGGTCGATCAGGGTGCCCGCCGACTCCACCTCGTGGACTTGAACGGTGCGTTTGCCGGCAAGCCGCGCAACGAGGATGCCATCCGCGCGATCATTCAGGAGGTCGGTAGCGACATCCCGGTGCAGCTGGGCGGCGGTATCCGCGATCTGAACACGATCGAGCGCTACCTCGACGACGGTCTGTCGTACGTGATCATCGGCACCGCCGCGGTGAAAAACCCGGGCTTTTTGAAAGATGCGTGTACGGCGTTTGCCGGGCACGTCATCGTCGGCCTGGACGCGAAGGACGGCAAGGTCGCGACGGACGGCTGGAGCAAGTTGACCGGGCATGAAGTGGTCGATCTGGCGCGCAAGTTCGAGGACTACGGCTGTGAAGGCATCATCTACACCGATATCGGTCGCGATGGCATGCTGCAAGGCTTGAACATGGAAGCGACGGTCCGTCTGGCGCGCGCGGTGAAGATCCCCGTGATTGCCAGCGGCGGCTTGTCGAACATGGCCGACATCGACGCGCTGTGCGGCGCCGAGCCGGACGGCGTGCAAGGCGTGATCTGCGGCCGTGCGATCTATTCCGGCGATCTGGACTTCGCCGCGGCGCAGGTGCGCGCCGACGAACTGAGCGGCGCGAACGGCGTCGGGGGTTGA
- the hisB gene encoding imidazoleglycerol-phosphate dehydratase HisB: MRTAEVVRNTSETQIRVKLNLDGTGRPALASGVPFLDHMLDQIARHGLVDLEVEAKGDTHIDDHHTVEDVGITLGQAVAQAIGDRKGITRYGHAYVPLDECLSRVVIDFSGRPGLEFHVPFTRARVGTFDVDLTIEFFRGFVNHAGVTLHIDNLRGLNAHHQVETVFKAFGRALRMAVTLDERAAGQIPSTKGSL; the protein is encoded by the coding sequence ATGCGTACCGCCGAAGTCGTCCGCAATACCAGCGAGACGCAAATCCGAGTGAAGCTGAACCTGGACGGCACCGGCCGCCCGGCCTTGGCCTCCGGCGTGCCTTTCCTCGACCACATGCTGGACCAGATCGCGCGCCACGGGCTCGTCGATCTGGAAGTGGAGGCAAAGGGCGACACGCATATCGACGATCACCATACGGTCGAGGACGTCGGCATCACCTTGGGTCAGGCCGTCGCGCAGGCGATCGGCGACCGCAAGGGCATCACGCGCTACGGCCATGCCTACGTGCCGCTGGACGAGTGCCTGTCGCGCGTCGTGATCGACTTCTCCGGCCGCCCGGGTCTCGAATTTCACGTGCCGTTCACGCGCGCCCGGGTCGGCACCTTCGATGTCGACCTGACGATCGAATTCTTCCGCGGTTTCGTCAACCATGCCGGCGTGACGCTGCATATCGACAATCTGCGCGGTTTGAACGCCCACCATCAGGTGGAGACGGTGTTCAAGGCTTTCGGTCGCGCCTTGCGCATGGCGGTGACGCTGGACGAGCGCGCTGCCGGACAGATTCCCTCGACGAAGGGCAGCCTATGA
- a CDS encoding trypsin-like peptidase domain-containing protein, translated as MLKRCWLLFAQAVTVLLALLFVVTTLKPEWLPHRGGATYPAAAPGAGADTANTASDAAGQSANPAQGPPSLADQLLHGRHQPDSGTSYADAAQKAMPAVVNVYSTKGAPKSKPRDPRMNDPLYRYLYGKHRQERAPSSNLGSGVIVSPEGYILTNQHVIDGADEIEIALADGRKTHAKVIGSDPDTDLAVLKIDLPHLPTISWGDLEHTRVGDVVLAIGNPFAVGETVTMGIVSALGRNHLGITPFENFIQTDAAINPGNSGGALIDTQGNVIGINTAIYSRSGGSLGIGFATPVTTARMVLESIIKTGSVTRGWIGVEPQDLTPQVAHAFHLDQHSGAIVAGLLQNGPADKAGIRPGDIIVGVNDTKVTETVSLLNAVAQILPGTDATMHIIRKGKSIDITVQIGKRPRPLKSASDDE; from the coding sequence ATGCTCAAGCGCTGCTGGTTGTTGTTCGCACAGGCGGTCACCGTCCTGCTGGCCCTGCTCTTCGTGGTCACCACGTTGAAGCCGGAGTGGCTGCCGCATCGCGGCGGCGCCACGTATCCCGCTGCCGCCCCGGGCGCCGGCGCGGATACGGCCAACACCGCGTCTGACGCTGCCGGTCAGTCGGCAAACCCCGCACAGGGGCCACCATCGCTAGCCGATCAATTGTTGCATGGTCGGCATCAGCCCGACAGCGGCACGTCCTACGCCGATGCGGCGCAGAAAGCCATGCCGGCCGTCGTCAACGTCTACTCGACGAAGGGTGCGCCCAAGAGCAAGCCGCGCGATCCGCGGATGAACGACCCGCTCTATCGCTACCTCTACGGCAAGCACCGTCAGGAACGCGCCCCGTCGTCGAATCTCGGCTCCGGCGTCATCGTCAGCCCAGAAGGATACATCCTGACGAACCAACATGTGATCGACGGCGCCGACGAAATCGAGATCGCACTGGCCGACGGACGCAAGACGCACGCGAAAGTCATCGGTTCCGATCCGGATACGGACCTCGCCGTGCTGAAGATCGATCTGCCGCATCTGCCGACGATCAGCTGGGGCGATCTCGAGCACACGCGGGTAGGCGATGTCGTCCTGGCGATCGGCAATCCCTTCGCTGTCGGCGAGACGGTGACGATGGGCATCGTCAGCGCGCTCGGCCGCAATCACCTGGGCATCACGCCGTTCGAGAATTTTATCCAGACCGACGCGGCGATCAACCCCGGCAATTCGGGCGGCGCGCTGATCGATACCCAAGGCAATGTGATCGGCATCAATACGGCGATCTATTCGCGCAGCGGCGGCTCCCTCGGCATCGGCTTTGCCACGCCGGTGACGACGGCGCGGATGGTGCTCGAAAGCATCATCAAGACGGGCAGCGTCACGCGCGGCTGGATCGGCGTCGAGCCGCAAGACCTGACGCCGCAGGTGGCGCATGCCTTCCATCTCGATCAGCACAGCGGCGCCATCGTCGCCGGCCTGCTGCAGAACGGACCGGCCGACAAGGCGGGCATCCGTCCCGGCGATATTATCGTCGGCGTGAACGACACGAAAGTGACGGAGACCGTGTCTCTGCTCAATGCCGTCGCCCAGATTCTGCCGGGCACCGATGCGACCATGCACATTATCCGCAAGGGCAAGTCGATCGATATCACCGTCCAGATCGGCAAGCGCCCGCGCCCGCTGAAGTCCGCCAGCGACGACGAATAG
- the hisI gene encoding phosphoribosyl-AMP cyclohydrolase, with amino-acid sequence MDKLTAENASTDAPTSPAWLDSVKWDAAGLVPVIAQDHQSNDVLMFAWMNRDALAKTVELRRAVYYSRSRKRLWFKGEESGHVQHVHDIRLDCDEDVVLLKVEQVSGIACHTGRHSCFFQQFQGDVETGGWVSVEPVLKDPEQIYK; translated from the coding sequence ATGGACAAGCTCACTGCAGAAAATGCCTCGACCGATGCGCCGACTTCGCCGGCCTGGCTCGACAGCGTCAAATGGGATGCCGCCGGCCTGGTGCCGGTGATCGCGCAGGACCATCAAAGCAACGACGTCCTGATGTTCGCGTGGATGAACCGCGACGCATTGGCGAAAACCGTCGAGCTCCGCCGCGCGGTCTACTACTCCCGTTCACGCAAGCGCCTGTGGTTCAAGGGCGAGGAATCGGGACATGTCCAGCATGTGCACGATATCCGTCTGGATTGCGACGAGGACGTCGTGCTGCTGAAAGTCGAGCAAGTGTCCGGCATCGCCTGCCACACCGGCCGGCATTCGTGCTTTTTCCAGCAATTCCAAGGGGATGTGGAAACCGGCGGCTGGGTCAGCGTCGAGCCCGTCCTGAAGGACCCGGAGCAGATCTACAAATGA
- a CDS encoding histidine triad nucleotide-binding protein — translation MSEHDCIFCKIVRGEIPSKKIFEDDEFYAFHDIRPAAPTHALVIPKRHIETLSAVTEEDAPLLGRMLVLTSRLAAELGCAYTGGETGFRTVINTGPNGGQEVYHLHAHILGGPRPWTRMS, via the coding sequence ATGAGCGAACACGACTGTATTTTCTGCAAAATCGTCCGCGGAGAGATTCCGAGCAAGAAGATCTTCGAGGACGACGAGTTCTATGCTTTCCACGACATCCGTCCGGCCGCGCCGACGCATGCGCTGGTGATCCCAAAGCGGCATATCGAAACGCTCTCGGCGGTGACCGAGGAGGACGCGCCGTTGCTTGGTAGAATGCTCGTCCTGACGTCCCGCCTGGCGGCCGAACTCGGTTGTGCCTACACGGGCGGCGAGACCGGTTTCAGGACTGTAATCAATACGGGCCCGAATGGCGGACAAGAGGTATATCATTTGCACGCGCATATTCTCGGCGGTCCGCGTCCTTGGACACGGATGAGCTGA
- a CDS encoding twin-arginine translocase TatA/TatE family subunit, protein MSKLAIIGVVALVVIGPERLPRVARAAGLLLGRAQRYINDVKSEVAREMDMADLKAAKTEFEDAARNMHGSVNTHMRETEDSLRGIGSSVRETESSLNDTWRSLSPEPGPGTAATIHQPENIVDGAAVNPSGYSVYDETDTGAHVPFGGSSLPAAEHASNLAASDAARHDGADGLRYGASLPVRRRNWRIKQTTPPVWYKRAQGVRSQLQSGAARVARHRAVDSDRPPTRFL, encoded by the coding sequence TTGTCAAAACTTGCGATCATCGGCGTTGTTGCGCTTGTCGTGATCGGGCCGGAACGCTTGCCCCGCGTGGCACGCGCCGCCGGCCTGTTGCTGGGTCGCGCGCAACGCTATATCAACGACGTCAAGTCCGAGGTGGCGCGGGAAATGGACATGGCCGACTTGAAGGCGGCCAAGACCGAGTTCGAGGACGCCGCGCGCAATATGCATGGCTCGGTCAACACGCATATGCGCGAGACCGAGGATTCACTGCGCGGGATCGGCTCTTCGGTTCGCGAGACGGAATCGTCGTTGAACGATACCTGGCGGTCTTTGTCGCCGGAGCCCGGACCGGGCACGGCTGCAACGATTCACCAGCCCGAGAACATCGTCGACGGCGCCGCCGTCAATCCCTCCGGCTATAGCGTCTACGACGAAACCGATACTGGCGCGCATGTGCCGTTCGGCGGCTCGTCGCTGCCGGCGGCGGAGCATGCGAGCAATCTGGCGGCCAGCGATGCCGCCCGTCACGATGGCGCCGACGGCTTGCGGTACGGCGCGTCGCTGCCGGTGCGTCGCCGTAACTGGCGCATCAAACAGACCACGCCGCCGGTGTGGTACAAGCGTGCACAAGGGGTCCGTTCCCAACTGCAGTCGGGCGCCGCGCGTGTCGCGCGTCATCGGGCCGTGGATAGCGACCGTCCGCCGACGCGTTTTCTCTGA
- the tatA gene encoding Sec-independent protein translocase subunit TatA, translating into MGSLSIWHWLIVLVIVALVFGTKKLRNMGSDLGGAVKGFKEGMKDADTPASSDGAQRSESIARAKDTVDVDAKERSSQH; encoded by the coding sequence ATGGGTTCGCTGAGTATTTGGCATTGGCTGATCGTACTGGTCATCGTGGCCTTGGTTTTCGGCACGAAGAAGCTGCGCAATATGGGTTCCGACCTGGGTGGCGCGGTCAAGGGCTTCAAGGAAGGCATGAAGGACGCCGACACACCGGCGAGCAGCGACGGCGCGCAGCGTAGCGAGTCGATCGCGCGCGCGAAGGACACCGTCGACGTCGACGCGAAAGAGCGCAGCAGCCAGCACTGA